Proteins encoded within one genomic window of Brenneria nigrifluens DSM 30175 = ATCC 13028:
- a CDS encoding ABC transporter permease, whose amino-acid sequence MSKPVSAILPTPRRRLVKLPRIPLMSAIALVILMLIVGMAIFAPWIASHDPLALSPAFRLRPPGEEFWLGTDAYGRDLFSRIVYGARISLIVGLGVTAMSVLIGLPLGLLAGYFRGLDAVLMRVMDGLMAIPGILLAIAIVSLSSSGIWTVMVAIMVPEIPQVVRLVRSRVLSAREEPYVEAAVLTGTSTFKVLTRHLMPNTLAPLIVQSTYICASAILTEAILSFLGAGIGTEIPTWGNIISEGRVYFQLKPSLVLWPGLVLSLCILSINLLGDVVSDALDPRLKKRGGE is encoded by the coding sequence ATGAGCAAACCTGTTTCTGCGATCTTGCCGACACCTCGGCGTCGTTTGGTAAAACTGCCTCGCATTCCGCTGATGTCGGCCATTGCATTGGTCATCCTGATGCTGATCGTCGGCATGGCAATATTTGCGCCCTGGATCGCCAGTCACGATCCGCTGGCTCTGTCGCCGGCATTTCGCCTCAGGCCGCCTGGCGAGGAGTTTTGGTTGGGTACCGACGCCTATGGCCGCGATCTGTTTTCGCGCATTGTCTATGGCGCGCGTATCTCACTGATTGTCGGCCTGGGAGTCACGGCGATGAGCGTGCTGATTGGCCTGCCGTTGGGGTTGTTGGCGGGATACTTTCGCGGGTTGGATGCTGTGTTGATGCGGGTGATGGATGGCCTGATGGCGATCCCCGGCATCTTACTGGCGATTGCCATCGTTTCGTTGAGCAGCTCGGGCATCTGGACGGTGATGGTGGCGATTATGGTGCCGGAGATACCGCAGGTCGTTCGTTTGGTGCGCTCTCGTGTGTTGTCGGCGCGTGAAGAGCCTTACGTAGAGGCCGCAGTGTTAACGGGGACCTCTACCTTTAAGGTTCTCACCCGACATCTGATGCCTAATACACTGGCGCCATTGATTGTACAGAGTACCTATATTTGTGCATCGGCGATCCTGACCGAAGCGATTCTGTCATTTCTCGGCGCGGGCATCGGTACTGAAATTCCGACCTGGGGAAACATTATTTCCGAAGGCCGCGTCTACTTCCAGCTTAAACCCTCTCTGGTGCTGTGGCCGGGTCTGGTTCTTTCTCTGTGTATTTTGTCGATTAACCTGTTGGGCGATGTGGTCAGCGATGCCCTCGATCCGCGGCTGAAGAAAAGGGGCGGCGAATGA
- a CDS encoding ABC transporter ATP-binding protein gives MSEQQNDILRVDCLSVNTAQGAPILQDISFSIRAGETLCLVGESGSGKSVTSLAMLGLLPKGALRVASGRILLDGEDVLRVSNGRLKALRGSRMAMIFQEPMTALNPVLTVGRQIDEVLQTHTGLSAGERHARVMDALAQTHLPDINRVYGAYPHQLSGGQRQRIMIAMALVLEPRLLIADEPTTALDVTTQQQILKLIRELQQKHGTAVLFITHDMGVVVDIADRVCVMRQGNIVECGALQQVLSQPSEDYTKALLAAVPSLAPRPARQATSAQVVLDVVELGKIYPPKGGALSWFGKRREGTRALHDVTFSLKRGRTLGIVGESGSGKSTMARCVMRLLTPDEGAIRITGNDISELSTAGLKPHRKRIQMVFQDPNRSLNPRISIGNSLVEGPMNHGVSYAQAWARGQQLLELVGLPADAIDRFPHQFSGGQRQRIAIARALAMEPDVIVADEAVSALDVSVQAQVLQLLDDIQRRLGVAILFITHDLRVAAQLCDDVLVMQHGEVIEYGAAADVLASPRHPYTQQLMDAVPGKGWDFASGRRI, from the coding sequence ATGAGCGAACAACAAAACGATATCCTGCGTGTGGATTGCCTGTCTGTGAACACCGCGCAAGGTGCGCCGATTTTGCAGGATATCTCCTTCAGCATTCGCGCCGGGGAGACACTGTGCCTAGTCGGTGAAAGCGGTTCGGGTAAGTCGGTGACATCGCTGGCGATGCTTGGCCTGCTGCCGAAAGGCGCGCTCAGGGTTGCGAGTGGACGTATTCTGCTGGATGGCGAAGACGTTTTGCGGGTCAGTAATGGACGACTCAAGGCACTGCGTGGCAGCCGTATGGCGATGATTTTCCAGGAACCGATGACCGCCCTTAACCCGGTGCTGACGGTGGGACGGCAGATCGATGAGGTGCTGCAAACGCACACTGGTCTCAGCGCAGGGGAACGTCATGCTCGGGTGATGGATGCTCTGGCGCAGACGCATCTGCCGGATATTAACCGCGTCTATGGTGCGTATCCGCATCAGCTTAGCGGCGGCCAGCGCCAGCGTATTATGATCGCGATGGCACTGGTGCTCGAACCTCGCCTGTTGATTGCTGATGAGCCGACCACCGCGCTGGACGTAACCACGCAGCAACAGATCCTCAAATTGATCCGCGAACTACAGCAAAAGCACGGTACCGCGGTGTTGTTTATCACCCACGATATGGGAGTAGTGGTGGATATCGCCGATCGCGTCTGCGTGATGCGCCAGGGAAATATCGTCGAATGCGGCGCCTTGCAGCAGGTACTGTCGCAACCGAGTGAGGATTATACCAAAGCCCTTCTGGCTGCGGTGCCTAGCTTGGCGCCAAGGCCCGCGCGCCAGGCGACCAGCGCGCAGGTCGTCCTTGATGTTGTTGAACTGGGCAAAATCTACCCTCCCAAAGGTGGCGCACTGAGCTGGTTCGGCAAGCGGCGCGAGGGCACGCGTGCGTTGCATGACGTGACATTCAGCCTTAAGCGCGGCCGCACGTTGGGTATTGTCGGCGAAAGCGGTTCCGGCAAGTCGACGATGGCGCGTTGTGTGATGCGCCTGCTGACGCCTGACGAAGGGGCGATACGCATCACCGGTAACGATATTTCCGAACTCTCTACCGCCGGGCTCAAACCTCATCGCAAACGCATCCAGATGGTCTTCCAGGACCCTAACCGTTCGCTCAATCCGCGCATCAGCATTGGCAACAGCTTAGTGGAAGGCCCGATGAACCATGGCGTCTCTTATGCTCAGGCCTGGGCACGTGGTCAGCAACTGCTGGAGCTAGTCGGACTGCCAGCTGACGCCATTGATCGTTTCCCGCATCAATTTTCCGGTGGACAGCGGCAACGTATCGCCATTGCCCGTGCGCTGGCGATGGAGCCGGACGTGATCGTCGCCGATGAAGCGGTGTCGGCGCTCGACGTCTCTGTGCAGGCACAAGTACTGCAATTGCTCGACGACATCCAGCGTCGGCTGGGCGTCGCCATTTTATTTATCACTCACGATCTGCGGGTGGCGGCACAGCTGTGCGACGACGTGCTGGTGATGCAGCACGGCGAGGTGATCGAGTACGGAGCGGCAGCCGATGTGCTGGCGTCGCCGCGGCATCCCTATACTCAACAATTGATGGATGCGGTTCCAGGTAAAGGCTGGGATTTCGCCTCAGGCCGGAGGATCTGA
- a CDS encoding N-carbamoyl-D-amino-acid hydrolase translates to MREIVIGGAQLGAIQKNDSRECVVQRMLALLEQARQQGCELVVFPELALTTFFPRWYMEDQREVDSWFEREMPSGVTRPLFDFSREHSIAITFGYAELTPDGHHYNTSIVTDRQGNIVGKYRKVHLPGHVEFDPHRDFQHLEKRYFEPGDLGFPTWENQGAVMGMCICNDRRWPETYRVMGLQGVELITLGYNTPSVNSQQPEEGETQRLFHSELCMQAGAYQNATWVVGVAKAGVEDGFPLMGGSVIVDPNGFVVARASGRGDELISHRCDMDLCRFGKNTIFNFARHRRIEHYGIITRQTGVERP, encoded by the coding sequence ATGCGCGAAATCGTAATTGGCGGGGCCCAGTTGGGAGCGATCCAAAAAAACGACTCAAGAGAGTGTGTGGTCCAGCGGATGCTGGCATTACTGGAACAGGCGCGGCAGCAAGGATGTGAACTGGTGGTGTTCCCTGAGCTGGCCCTGACGACGTTTTTTCCACGTTGGTATATGGAAGATCAGCGCGAAGTCGATAGCTGGTTCGAGCGCGAAATGCCGAGTGGCGTGACGCGTCCATTATTCGATTTTTCCCGCGAGCATAGTATTGCCATAACCTTTGGTTACGCCGAACTGACCCCCGATGGGCATCACTACAACACCTCAATCGTTACCGATCGCCAAGGCAACATCGTTGGAAAATACCGCAAGGTGCATCTGCCGGGGCATGTTGAGTTCGACCCGCATCGTGATTTTCAGCATCTGGAAAAACGCTATTTCGAACCTGGCGATCTTGGTTTTCCGACCTGGGAAAATCAGGGTGCGGTGATGGGCATGTGCATCTGTAACGACCGCCGCTGGCCAGAAACCTATCGTGTTATGGGGTTACAGGGCGTTGAGCTGATCACTCTGGGCTACAACACGCCTTCAGTCAATTCACAGCAACCTGAGGAAGGTGAAACGCAACGGCTGTTCCATTCCGAACTCTGCATGCAGGCTGGCGCTTACCAGAACGCTACCTGGGTGGTAGGGGTGGCGAAGGCCGGGGTAGAGGATGGATTCCCACTGATGGGCGGTAGCGTGATTGTTGATCCCAACGGTTTTGTGGTGGCCAGAGCCAGCGGGCGGGGCGATGAGCTGATTTCCCACCGTTGCGACATGGATCTGTGCCGGTTTGGCAAGAACACCATCTTCAACTTCGCCCGTCACCGACGCATCGAACACTACGGCATTATTACCCGTCAGACCGGCGTTGAACGTCCCTAA
- a CDS encoding DUF2501 domain-containing protein, producing MKSIRGVASTVGLAIFMMAGYVQAASLQDSLSSAMGQLGQNSSSSASQSGLAGLLNGGNQTLSAGNMNNAAGILQYCVEQKLVSATNTENVKNQLLDKLGLSSQQEKQQQTDYTQGLAGLLNTSDGKQLNLNSIGNTPLAEKVKTKACDVVLKQGANFIS from the coding sequence ATGAAATCAATCAGAGGCGTAGCGAGTACCGTTGGTTTGGCAATTTTTATGATGGCAGGCTACGTTCAGGCGGCAAGTTTGCAGGATTCGCTTTCCAGTGCGATGGGTCAATTAGGTCAGAATAGCTCTTCATCCGCAAGCCAGAGTGGATTGGCAGGGCTGCTCAACGGCGGCAATCAGACGCTGAGTGCCGGCAATATGAACAACGCTGCCGGGATTCTGCAATACTGTGTGGAACAAAAACTGGTTTCAGCAACCAATACCGAAAACGTTAAAAACCAATTATTGGATAAGCTTGGTCTTTCTTCCCAGCAGGAGAAACAGCAACAGACCGACTATACGCAAGGGTTGGCTGGTCTTCTGAATACCAGCGACGGAAAACAGTTGAATCTGAATAGCATCGGGAATACGCCACTGGCCGAAAAGGTAAAAACCAAGGCCTGTGATGTGGTATTAAAGCAAGGTGCGAATTTTATTTCCTGA
- a CDS encoding N-acyl-D-amino-acid deacylase family protein, whose translation MAFDLLFRAVTVVDGSGAEPYVSDVAIVGDRIVAIGNLDGQAAQRVINGNGRCLMPGFIDVHTHDDTNVIHHPEMLAKISQGVTTVIVGNCGISASPVSLPGTPPDPMNLLGAQEAFVYPTFQHYAYAVELACPSVNVAALIGHTALRANVMAQFDRPATTGELEQMCSALQDALESGAIGLSSGLAYTNAKLAPPSEIQPLVDIVGEYGALYTTHMRNEHDGLLDSLEESFTTARNAGAALVISHLKCAGAGNWGRAPLALAALEKAASKQSCNCDCYPYSASSTTLDAWRVDGKMEIYITWSEPHPEMARQTLQEIAAQWGIDQWQATERLRPAGAIYHMMSEEDVRKILAHPLSMIGSDGLPADPNPHPRLWGTFPRVLAHYCRDLQLFKLAEAVRKMTCMPAARFRLQDRGVVREGAFADLTLVDMARIEDVATYSDPCRQAPGIDLVVVNGVVSYEDGQVQGRQGKLLKRRPVGLNG comes from the coding sequence ATGGCGTTTGATTTGCTGTTCCGCGCAGTCACGGTGGTTGATGGCAGCGGTGCTGAGCCGTATGTCTCTGACGTCGCGATTGTCGGCGATCGGATTGTCGCCATCGGCAATCTCGATGGTCAGGCTGCTCAGCGAGTGATCAACGGCAACGGGCGCTGCCTGATGCCGGGTTTTATTGACGTCCACACCCACGATGACACCAATGTCATTCATCACCCGGAGATGCTCGCCAAGATTTCGCAGGGAGTTACCACGGTGATCGTCGGCAATTGCGGCATCAGCGCTTCACCGGTAAGTTTACCGGGCACGCCGCCGGATCCGATGAACTTGCTGGGAGCGCAGGAGGCATTTGTCTATCCGACCTTTCAGCATTATGCCTATGCGGTTGAGCTCGCATGCCCGAGTGTTAACGTGGCGGCGTTGATCGGCCATACCGCGCTGCGAGCTAACGTTATGGCACAATTCGATCGCCCGGCGACGACCGGAGAACTGGAGCAAATGTGCTCGGCGCTGCAAGACGCCCTTGAGTCTGGCGCTATCGGTCTCAGCTCCGGATTGGCTTATACCAACGCTAAACTGGCGCCGCCGTCGGAGATACAGCCTCTGGTGGATATCGTCGGTGAGTACGGAGCGCTGTATACCACCCATATGCGTAATGAGCACGACGGTCTACTGGACTCGTTGGAGGAGTCGTTCACTACCGCGCGCAATGCCGGAGCAGCTCTGGTGATCTCACATCTTAAGTGCGCCGGTGCGGGCAACTGGGGCCGTGCTCCGTTGGCGCTGGCCGCGCTGGAAAAAGCCGCCAGTAAGCAGTCATGCAACTGCGATTGCTATCCGTACTCGGCCAGTTCCACCACGCTTGACGCCTGGCGCGTCGACGGAAAAATGGAGATCTACATCACCTGGTCGGAGCCGCATCCGGAGATGGCCAGACAGACACTGCAGGAGATTGCCGCGCAATGGGGCATAGACCAGTGGCAAGCGACTGAGCGCCTGCGTCCGGCCGGGGCGATTTACCATATGATGAGTGAAGAGGATGTACGCAAGATCCTTGCCCATCCACTTTCAATGATTGGTTCTGACGGTTTGCCGGCCGATCCTAATCCTCACCCGCGGCTATGGGGCACTTTCCCTCGCGTGCTGGCGCACTACTGCCGCGATCTGCAATTGTTCAAGCTCGCCGAAGCGGTGCGCAAGATGACCTGCATGCCGGCGGCCCGCTTTCGTTTGCAAGATCGCGGCGTTGTGCGCGAAGGGGCATTTGCCGATTTAACCCTGGTGGATATGGCGCGGATTGAGGACGTTGCAACTTACAGCGATCCCTGCCGACAAGCGCCGGGCATCGATCTGGTGGTGGTTAACGGTGTGGTGAGTTACGAGGATGGGCAGGTACAAGGACGACAGGGGAAATTGCTAAAACGACGGCCAGTGGGCTTGAATGGATAG
- a CDS encoding LysR substrate-binding domain-containing protein has protein sequence MQLLNLRQIEVFRAVMITGSINGAAQLLYVSQPAVSRMLSHTEARIGFQLFERVKGRLYPSPEARCLFNDVESVYRDIQRVNTTLHNLVQQRHGVLRIASSPSLGHQLVPDAIGAFRQCNEDILVSLECLRHMLLRERLLDQQADLGISLFPIDHPNLRAVPLSYIRGMVVCPADHPLTRIPANELPDALAEMPFIGYSADTPFHSFMKQAFERVGLPYRPSIDVDSPHHACALVKNGTGFSVVDEISFRASGAERMAVLPILNEERLTISLVHLRHEPLAQFAQVFIEHLRSTLAAGGFHLFNMD, from the coding sequence ATGCAGTTACTTAATCTGCGTCAGATTGAAGTATTTCGGGCGGTCATGATCACCGGTTCGATCAACGGCGCCGCGCAACTTTTGTATGTGTCTCAGCCAGCGGTCAGTCGGATGCTCTCCCACACCGAGGCGCGTATTGGCTTCCAGTTGTTCGAACGGGTTAAGGGGCGACTATATCCTTCGCCGGAGGCGCGCTGCCTGTTCAATGACGTTGAGTCGGTGTACCGTGATATCCAGCGGGTTAACACTACGCTTCACAACCTGGTGCAGCAGCGCCACGGTGTGCTGCGCATTGCCAGCAGCCCCAGTCTGGGGCATCAATTGGTGCCAGACGCCATCGGTGCTTTCCGGCAGTGCAACGAAGATATCCTCGTCAGCCTGGAGTGTTTACGTCATATGCTGTTACGGGAACGGTTGCTTGACCAGCAGGCGGATCTTGGCATTTCTCTGTTTCCTATTGATCATCCCAACTTACGCGCCGTCCCGCTGAGCTATATCCGGGGGATGGTGGTGTGTCCCGCGGATCATCCTTTGACCCGGATACCGGCAAACGAATTACCAGATGCGCTGGCGGAGATGCCGTTTATCGGTTATTCCGCCGATACCCCATTCCACAGTTTTATGAAGCAGGCTTTCGAACGGGTGGGATTGCCGTATCGGCCGAGTATTGATGTCGATTCCCCGCACCATGCCTGCGCGCTGGTGAAAAATGGCACCGGTTTTTCGGTGGTTGATGAAATTTCCTTCCGTGCATCGGGTGCAGAGCGTATGGCGGTACTGCCGATACTTAACGAAGAACGCCTGACCATCAGCCTGGTGCATTTGCGGCATGAACCTCTGGCGCAATTTGCGCAGGTGTTTATCGAGCATCTGCGCAGCACGTTGGCCGCGGGCGGCTTTCACCTGTTCAATATGGATTAA
- a CDS encoding ABC transporter substrate-binding protein codes for MKLYPSCFLIACLLSIGLSAAITSPSAMAAEKTLRAVMSSSLRVLDPIATTAQITRNHGYMIYDTLIGMDEELAPKPQMAEWTVSPDALTYTFTLRDGLLWHDGKPVTAADCVASLKRWARYDVGGQLMMKYTDSITATNDKTITLKLAKPFGYVLQLLAKPSSVAAFMMPERVANTPDGKMIADYTGSGPYKFVASEFDPGNRVVYEKFQQYVPRKEPASGTVGGKVVKVDRVEWINMPDRMMAINALSSGDIDFIEQLPIDLLPMVQADPNLKFGTLSKLGSMTGGRMNFLYPPFDNPDIRRAALLAMNQKDVLDALVGNPQYFKLCASVFGCGTALESQAGGESLLNGGNLEAANALLKKAGYDGTPVVIMQPTDVPSQASQPVVAAQALRKAGFKVDLQPMDWQTLVSRRANPNPPSQGGWNLFFTYWNAETIWNPVVNPMLDGGGRKGAWFGWPTDPQMNQLKVDFATATNPARQKEIAVEIQKRAMDQVNYIPLGQFYDVAVWSRHISHLLTGPSTVFWNVEKSD; via the coding sequence ATGAAACTATATCCGTCCTGTTTTTTGATCGCCTGTCTGCTTTCGATCGGCCTGAGCGCCGCCATCACCTCCCCGTCCGCTATGGCGGCGGAGAAAACGTTGCGTGCGGTGATGTCATCTTCATTGCGCGTGCTGGACCCGATCGCGACAACGGCGCAGATCACCCGTAATCACGGCTATATGATTTACGACACCCTGATTGGCATGGACGAAGAGCTGGCGCCTAAGCCGCAAATGGCCGAATGGACCGTTTCGCCGGATGCTCTGACTTACACCTTTACCCTGCGCGACGGTCTGCTATGGCATGACGGCAAACCGGTGACCGCCGCCGATTGTGTCGCCTCTCTCAAACGCTGGGCGCGCTACGATGTCGGCGGCCAACTGATGATGAAGTACACCGACAGCATTACTGCCACCAATGATAAAACTATCACCCTGAAGCTGGCTAAACCCTTCGGCTATGTGCTGCAACTGCTGGCGAAGCCTTCGTCGGTTGCGGCATTTATGATGCCAGAGCGGGTGGCCAACACGCCGGACGGCAAAATGATCGCTGACTACACCGGTTCCGGTCCGTATAAGTTTGTCGCCAGTGAATTTGATCCCGGTAATCGCGTGGTTTACGAAAAATTCCAGCAATACGTGCCGCGCAAAGAGCCGGCCAGCGGCACCGTGGGCGGCAAGGTGGTGAAGGTTGATCGCGTCGAATGGATCAACATGCCGGACCGGATGATGGCAATCAATGCGTTATCATCCGGCGACATCGACTTTATCGAACAGCTGCCAATCGATCTGCTGCCGATGGTGCAGGCCGATCCGAATCTCAAGTTCGGCACCTTGAGCAAACTGGGTTCGATGACCGGTGGACGGATGAACTTTCTTTATCCGCCATTTGACAACCCTGACATCCGTCGCGCCGCCTTGTTGGCGATGAACCAGAAAGATGTGCTCGATGCGCTGGTGGGCAACCCGCAGTACTTCAAGCTATGCGCGTCGGTATTCGGCTGCGGCACGGCTCTGGAAAGCCAGGCTGGCGGAGAGTCGCTGCTTAACGGCGGTAATCTTGAAGCGGCCAACGCACTGCTGAAGAAAGCCGGTTACGACGGTACGCCGGTGGTGATCATGCAGCCGACCGACGTGCCGAGTCAGGCGTCACAACCGGTGGTCGCGGCTCAGGCGCTGCGCAAGGCCGGTTTTAAAGTGGATTTGCAACCGATGGACTGGCAGACCCTGGTGTCGCGTCGGGCCAATCCGAACCCGCCGTCACAGGGCGGCTGGAACCTGTTCTTCACTTACTGGAATGCTGAAACCATCTGGAACCCGGTGGTCAATCCGATGCTTGATGGTGGCGGACGCAAGGGCGCATGGTTTGGCTGGCCGACCGACCCACAGATGAATCAGCTAAAAGTGGATTTCGCCACCGCGACCAATCCGGCAAGGCAGAAAGAGATTGCCGTCGAGATCCAGAAGCGAGCAATGGATCAGGTCAACTACATTCCGCTGGGGCAATTCTATGATGTGGCGGTGTGGAGCAGACATATCAGCCACTTACTGACCGGCCCCTCTACGGTGTTCTGGAACGTCGAGAAAAGCGACTAA
- a CDS encoding ABC transporter permease, producing MSGYFIRRVLAAIPVMLVVALFVFLLLRLSPGDPAAIIAGDMATPQQLEAIRESLGLNQPLYQQFFVWISQLLHGDFGTSLMAQTPVLTMIGQRLEPTLSLALVAISFTILISVPLGVLAAWKHGSWIDNLVMSSSVLGFSVPVFVIGYLLITLFAIELKWLPVQGFSSITNGIWPFVQRIILPALTLSSVYIALVARMTRASVLEVLGEDYIRTARAKGLPEIHVLFRHALRNSMIPILTVIGTGFALMISGVVVTESVFNIPGLGRLIVDAVLARDYPVIQGMILLTSGVYVIINLLIDLSYALSDPRIRY from the coding sequence GTGTCTGGTTACTTCATTCGCCGCGTACTGGCGGCCATCCCGGTGATGCTGGTGGTGGCGCTGTTTGTCTTCCTGTTGCTGCGGTTGTCGCCGGGGGATCCGGCGGCGATCATTGCTGGCGACATGGCGACCCCACAGCAGCTGGAAGCGATTCGTGAAAGTCTGGGATTGAACCAGCCGTTGTATCAGCAATTTTTTGTCTGGATCTCGCAGTTGTTGCATGGCGACTTCGGCACTTCCCTTATGGCCCAGACGCCGGTGCTGACCATGATTGGCCAGCGCCTGGAACCGACCCTGAGCCTGGCGCTGGTGGCGATTTCCTTCACCATCCTGATCTCGGTGCCGCTTGGTGTGCTGGCGGCGTGGAAACATGGCAGTTGGATCGACAATCTGGTGATGTCTTCGTCGGTGCTGGGGTTCTCAGTACCGGTGTTTGTGATTGGCTACCTGCTGATCACCCTGTTTGCCATCGAATTGAAATGGTTGCCGGTACAGGGGTTTAGCAGCATCACCAATGGGATCTGGCCGTTCGTTCAGCGCATTATCTTACCGGCATTGACGTTGTCTTCGGTCTATATCGCTCTAGTGGCGCGGATGACCCGCGCCAGCGTGCTGGAAGTGTTAGGCGAAGACTATATTCGCACCGCCCGGGCTAAAGGATTGCCGGAGATCCATGTGCTGTTCCGCCATGCCCTGCGAAATTCGATGATCCCGATCCTGACGGTGATCGGCACCGGTTTCGCGCTGATGATCTCCGGCGTGGTGGTGACCGAAAGCGTATTTAATATCCCGGGGTTGGGGCGGTTGATTGTCGATGCGGTGCTGGCTCGTGACTACCCGGTGATCCAGGGCATGATCCTGCTGACCAGCGGGGTGTATGTCATCATCAATCTGCTGATCGACCTGTCGTACGCGCTGAGCGATCCGCGGATTCGTTATTAA
- a CDS encoding AEC family transporter, which yields MTVSQTILPVFLLIILGYILALRGTLDPHANKVLGGLAFKLFMPMVLFTGMVNAPLHDGLNIRILAAYFVPALFIFAVVNLFAHRSVGHPTPFGLTASFSNNALIGLAMVGGLYGNAGLVLLFTVLAVHSLLLFSFQSLYSCLAGSVPFKPGVLVASLANPMIVGLLLGTAVNLSGLILPDWNMKLATWLAQAALPCALIVLGANLSGYRLRPDAHVVGITVAKLAAMPLLVLLVCILLGISGMPRGVLVLMAANPSGVNVLGFSRSQQDSQIISSAICLTTLLSIATIPLWIWINSLL from the coding sequence GTGACCGTTTCACAAACCATCCTGCCCGTCTTTCTGTTGATCATCCTGGGATATATTCTGGCCCTCCGGGGGACGCTCGATCCCCATGCCAACAAGGTGCTGGGCGGTCTGGCTTTCAAGCTGTTTATGCCGATGGTTCTGTTTACGGGGATGGTTAACGCGCCGCTGCACGATGGCCTGAACATCAGGATCTTGGCGGCCTATTTCGTTCCGGCGCTATTTATTTTCGCCGTGGTCAACCTGTTCGCCCACCGCAGCGTGGGACATCCGACCCCTTTCGGCCTGACCGCCTCCTTTTCCAACAATGCCCTGATCGGCCTGGCAATGGTGGGCGGGCTGTATGGCAACGCCGGTCTGGTGTTGCTGTTTACCGTACTCGCCGTACACAGCCTGCTGCTGTTCAGCTTTCAGAGCCTGTATAGCTGTCTCGCCGGTAGCGTACCCTTTAAGCCCGGTGTTCTGGTAGCCAGCCTCGCCAACCCGATGATCGTCGGATTGCTGTTGGGAACGGCGGTTAATCTGTCGGGCCTGATACTGCCGGACTGGAATATGAAACTGGCAACCTGGCTGGCGCAAGCGGCATTACCCTGTGCGCTGATCGTTCTTGGCGCCAATCTCTCCGGCTATCGACTTCGCCCTGACGCCCATGTGGTCGGCATCACCGTCGCCAAACTGGCCGCCATGCCGCTGCTGGTTCTGCTGGTATGTATACTGCTGGGCATTAGCGGCATGCCACGCGGGGTGTTGGTGCTGATGGCCGCCAATCCCTCCGGCGTCAACGTGCTGGGATTTTCGCGCTCGCAGCAAGACAGCCAGATTATCAGTTCGGCCATTTGTCTGACGACGTTATTGTCGATAGCAACCATTCCACTATGGATATGGATCAATAGCCTGCTTTGA